The following coding sequences lie in one Methanopyrus sp. SNP6 genomic window:
- a CDS encoding DUF1678 family protein → MNVRPGGPPILDPVRLGIPMEVPKDPVELIRVFRVLMETLRRGILPFLGASYRSVNGKVYGPYYEARWKPRKGERGRTIYLGREDNESVRFLREWLETIRLAAPRLSEHRKAKWFVAKAVRRALVPVLRRLTQMSAKHRAEVLRKLEEIVREGVSRIHSILRSVEFNPLRRLGRPGGGRVIIDSVLRGLPGTVRDILADVLAPWPAWYGLHIVRLWRGEKEARRYWRERIGLYDRVKQREAA, encoded by the coding sequence ATGAACGTCAGACCTGGAGGACCGCCGATACTCGACCCGGTCCGGTTGGGTATCCCGATGGAGGTCCCGAAGGACCCTGTGGAGTTGATTCGGGTGTTCCGGGTGTTGATGGAAACGTTGAGGCGTGGAATCCTCCCGTTCTTGGGTGCGTCGTACCGGTCGGTGAACGGGAAGGTGTATGGGCCGTACTACGAGGCCAGGTGGAAGCCGCGGAAGGGCGAGCGTGGCCGCACCATCTACTTAGGCAGAGAAGACAACGAATCAGTTCGGTTTCTCCGAGAATGGCTCGAAACAATCAGACTCGCGGCCCCGAGGTTGTCGGAGCATAGGAAGGCGAAGTGGTTCGTGGCTAAGGCGGTCCGTAGGGCCCTCGTACCGGTGCTGAGGCGACTCACGCAAATGTCCGCCAAGCACCGTGCGGAGGTGCTCCGAAAGCTTGAGGAGATAGTGAGAGAAGGAGTCAGTCGGATTCACTCGATCCTAAGGTCTGTCGAGTTCAATCCGTTGCGTCGGCTTGGGCGGCCAGGTGGCGGAAGAGTAATAATCGATAGCGTGCTCAGAGGGTTACCCGGAACAGTTCGAGACATCCTAGCGGACGTGTTGGCTCCGTGGCCGGCTTGGTACGGCCTTCACATCGTGCGTCTCTGGAGGGGTGAGAAAGAAGCTCGTCGCTACTGGCGGGAGCGGATAGGCCTATACGACAGGGTGAAACAGCGGGAGGCCGCCTGA